In Drosophila bipectinata strain 14024-0381.07 unplaced genomic scaffold, DbipHiC1v2 scaffold_6, whole genome shotgun sequence, the genomic window GTTAACGAGCTGCGGCTGAAGATAACCAATCGCAGCAACAGCATGCAGACGACAACTCGACTGGCCTCGCCCATGCACTAatagtattcttaaaattcCTTTCTTAACGTACggataaatatattttatgtaacCTAGTATCAAATATTCCGCGTATGACAACAGTTCGTTTGGCCGGGAGGGATACTGCATGTGTTTAATCCATAAATGTGCTTGTATGCAATTTATCTACCAAAATCTagctttaatttaaattacttTAACATTACAACTGCCTTGTAACATTAATCAAAATTGGAATAAATTTCcacaataatataataatcCATAAAATCATACCCATGAGAAGCATTGATAATAAAGCTCGTTGGCATAGCCAACCTGTGGCGTGCACCTGGACGTTTCATTCATAAACTCTGCTCCGAGGAGACGCCTGCGCGTAGGACTTCGCACCCCAAAGCCCCGCACCCACGTCCAACAGCCACACTTAATTTCGGCTTTGCGCCAAAATTAAATCACAGCTGCCTCAGTACCTTTTCACACGTTCCATTGGCAGGACGCGTACTTTTTCTCTCCAAATGATTTTTtcattctaaaaaatataaatttaaaaacttgtaaataaaattagtaatGTTTAGCGAAGCGAAAACTAATGTGTTCCACATTTTACTGTGGTTTTTTTGCTTTGTAAGCTGTGGTCTTGGGTCTCCGGAGGGGGATCCCCCACGGGAAGTGCTCCTAGTTATCGCCTGCCCACCGCTTCCGCGTCATGCTCAGGCCCAGTGTTTCACTTTATTAGAAAACATACAAGTCCAGTATCTGCACATGGAAGAGGCTGGGACAGTCCCAGGGGATTATGTCCTTAATGTGCATGTGTTGCACGAGCTTTTCAATTACTGGACACTGCTGGACGCACTGCCTCATTTGGGAGGCGAGACACGTCTTCTAAAGGCGCACACGGAATGGATTATATGGTGTCAATACAACACACAAGTGGCTTCCCTGCGCGGCCTGCTCGAGCAGCTTCGTCACCAAAACCCAGTGGAGGTGAGTTATCCATTGGGAGTTGACCGTGCCGGAGATGGTGTAAAGGTTCTTTCCTCAGCATGCTTATTACGGACATGCCCTGTATGATACGGAGGCCACCATTGTACATCACTTTGCACATTATAAGAATCCACAGTGGTTTCCTTATCCAATGCTGAGAGCCGGAATTATCTTCACAGGTGTCTTGCTAAGAaggtaatattttaatattaatttttttaatatataatttccataaagtttaaacaataaaaataggGTTTTATACTCAAATccttataacttttttttttaaattataatgcAATTTAAAAGGATAAATTCATATACTTTTAAGGCAGTATAAGGTAAAGTAAACCTGCCATAACTAAATAAATCATTTGTTTCAAGGCTTGTGGAGCTTGTTGCCCCTAATGCCCATAACAGCAGCCGACCCAGCGAGTTCTCCATCGATGCCTCTCATGAGCTGGCGCGCTTTTTATTCGACAACTTATCGCAGGACCCGGCACACAGCAGAGCCATGTCTGGGAAAATCATTCTGAAAAATGCCGCCTACATTTGTCCCATCGCTGGGGCGAGGAAATCCCCGGAGATTGTGACCGGAGCGACTCCTCCATGTGCAATGCATGCAACATCAGAGGAGCCATCTGGCTGGCTGCCCTCGACTCTGGGGCATCGAAAGGAGCCCTGTGTGAGTTTATTTATGCCCTTGTTGCAGGGGCATTATTTTCCAACCCATATATCATCTTAACAGGTTTTTGATTAAGATAAAAAGTGTTTTGAAAAGtgactttgaatttttttatattccgaTGCTCTAATTGGTGAAGTAATGAAAACTAAGTGAAAACATTTATGTTATATATTATAGTctttttaacttatttttaaaagaaatgttttaaataataGAAGTAAAAGTGAGccatttattcaaaaaaaggatttaaataatctaTAAAATCAGGAGTTACTTAAAGCCTTTAACTGTGGCTTTGTTCCTTTAATTCCCTTGCCTTCTTTATAAGATTTCAAAATATCTACACTCCGCAAGGGTATAGAAACGAGACCCCAGTTAAGAGCTCCAAATTAAAGGTACATATTCTTGGAAAACAAGAATCCCATGCGGTTTTCTGGTAGCATGCTCCCCTCCTAGCAATTAGTATTTGAAACCTACATAACCATAAATTCAGTATCGGCTTCGACTTGATGCTTATCGACCTTCCACCTCTCTTGTCCTGTTCTCCACCCACACTGGCCCACACACTGCACAGTTCCACACAACCGGATCGCATATATATTTCGCAATCAAAACCTGTGCGAAATTCCATAAGGAACGCATTCCGATAGTCGAACGCACCTGGGCAGGCGACGCCCGATACCGGAGATACTACAGCGACGTGGCAGGTGAGCAAGTGGTGACAATGAGCGGGCAATTAATGCAAATGTGGGTGATTCCATTGGGGCAGATGAGGCAAGATAGTGGATgagaaggaggcatcacacaCTGGCACAATTATACATTTGTTAGGGTGTCTTTAAAgaggttttatttaaaactttaaagatatattgatttttaaaaaataatactcaTACGACCTGTATTGCAGGATTCATTGACATGAAAGTATTACAGGATTtgataaacttaaaaacatttgaaatcattaaataaaatataacttaAGGATTAGATTTAATGATGATTCAAACAAGAACCACtctaatatatgtatgtgagCATCACATTAACAAAAACATGATGAGGCAGAGTGACAGGGAAACAAAACACACTTCCTCACATGCATAACCCAGGATGTGGATGTGCTTGTTTGTGTGTGCCATACAATTCACCTCCGCCCCTGTACCATCTGCCCCTGGTGCACTCTTCGCCCAGAAGTCCTACTTATTGAATATTCATTGATTTGACTTTGCGATTCCCCATCCTCCCCACCACCAAAAAACCACAACAGACGTCAGCATACCGACAATCAGCACTGGCATACCGAACGTGCAGACTGGACATTGTGCCAAAACAATGGCAATTTTACAATTATCCCTCAAGGATATTGGCGAGCAAATGGACATACGCTGGCTCATGCTCGTAGACGATGATACGCTGCTGAGGTGAGGCATTCCGCTGGTGTAAACGCTGTCCTTAAAGATTTTCGCAAGCTTGAAATGATTTTGAAACATCCAGGTTTTAGAATTAAGTTTCTTTCTTAAACCTTTCAATtggaaataattatttaattttgtttatatttgaatACCCCTTTTATATCCTTAAAATCCTTGCCGTAATAGACCTGAAAACCAATCAAAGCCACTCCTGCTGGCAGGAACatcatttcatttttatttttgcggATTAAATGCATGAAGGCgcattcaattaaaatatttgtattgaTAAATCGTTCTTATCCTGTAAACGCAATTTTTTTCTCCACCCACTGCCACCATCTCATCGACGAGGGTACAGTGTGCCCCGGCTAAGTGAGCTGCTGAGTTACCACGACCACAGGGAGCTTATGTATCTGGGACAGCGCTACGGTTACCGCCTGCACGCCCCGGATGGCTTCAACTACCACACGGGAGGCGCCGGCATCCTGCTCAGCCTGCCTCTGGTGCGCCTCGTCGTGGAGCGCTGTAGTTGTCCGAGTGACAATGCTCCGGACGACATGATCCTGGGCTACTGCCTGCAGGCGCTGGGCGTGGCGGCGGTACCAGTGGCCGGAATGCATCAGGCTCGGCCGCAGGACTATGCGCGAGAACTTCTGCAGCTGCAGCCGCCAGTGTCCTTTCATAAATTCTGGAACATGGAGCCGGAGCTGACCTACCGACAATGGCTACGCGGTGGCAGTAGTAGTGCTGGCAATCGTAGTGCTCCGCTTGGGGAGGCAAAGCCACGGCTTCATCACGACGACGCTGCTCAGCTGCATCTGCGACGACGGCCTCCCCTGCCCGGAGGCGGCGGAGTATATCCTCTGGATTCGCATGACAAGCATTTGGATCTCTAGTTCGCTCAGGTGAGtgctaattaaaaaaaaacaacaaacgacTCTGCCGGTGACAGTTGGACAAAAGTTGCCGCCGCAACTTGCCGGCGTTGAAGGAGGGAATTGGGGAGACTGGCGGTTAGAAGCTTGGAGTAGTGGGGCCGGGCCTGAAAACCAATCTACAGACTGCCATCAACCGAATGCCAAGCACACGAAATCTCATTTTAAATAGACAAAAAAGGTATGCCAGGTGTCGCGCTGCGATGGGCATTACCCTAAGCCGTGTACTTATGTGTGTGTATTGCGGCTTTCGTGTCGGTTTAATTAGTGAAAATGCTCAAATGCGGTTGCGATTTTCCTTGATGGGGCCACGAGCTGCGAAATACATGCTCTACATGCTACATGGTTGAAAATGAATAAGTAATTTAAAAGGTTACGGACCTGTAAAATCAAAGAAGATTACTGCAACATATCTTGATTAGAAGTTACCTTATAACGATAATCCCttttatcatttatttaagatttaagtTCC contains:
- the LOC108126976 gene encoding beta-1,3-glucosyltransferase, encoding MFSEAKTNVFHILLWFFCFVSCGLGSPEGDPPREVLLVIACPPLPRHAQAQCFTLLENIQVQYLHMEEAGTVPGDYVLNVHVLHELFNYWTLLDALPHLGGETRLLKAHTEWIIWCQYNTQVASLRGLLEQLRHQNPVEHAYYGHALYDTEATIVHHFAHYKNPQWFPYPMLRAGIIFTGVLLRRLVELVAPNAHNSSRPSEFSIDASHELARFLFDNLSQDPAHSRAMSGKIILKNAAYICPIAGARKSPEIVTGATPPCAMHATSEEPSGWLPSTLGHRKEPCFHTTGSHIYFAIKTCAKFHKERIPIVERTWAGDARYRRYYSDVADVSIPTISTGIPNVQTGHCAKTMAILQLSLKDIGEQMDIRWLMLVDDDTLLSVPRLSELLSYHDHRELMYLGQRYGYRLHAPDGFNYHTGGAGILLSLPLVRLVVERCSCPSDNAPDDMILGYCLQALGVAAVPVAGMHQARPQDYARELLQLQPPVSFHKFWNMEPELTYRQWLRGGSSSAGNRSAPLGEAKPRLHHDDAAQLHLRRRPPLPGGGGVYPLDSHDKHLDL